The DNA segment GTGCTCAAAGATGCAGACAGTTCCAGATCTCCTAAGAAAATACAACGAAACTGATGACAATGATGTCAAATATATGCTACTGAGAGATGATATCGTTATTACCGACATATACAATGACATCCCAAGGCTAATAGACGAGCTATATAAACCTATATTGTTAAGTGATGCCAATGGTGAATTATCTGATTTAATCACTGGTAGTATTTTACCAGAGTTAGTATTAACAAATATTGAtactattaataataatcaagtAAGAGAttgtaatttcttcaacagATTTATTGTAGAGAATTTAATCCAAGGGAATGATGATAGAGTACTATTTGcattaaagaatattttaaagaaattaattgaaaaaaattgtgCTCTAGTGAATTATCACAACAATTCATATTTGATTCTTGAGATGTTAGACAAAATATCACTTGAGAAttcaattttgtttttggaAACGTTAAACGTATTggttaaatttatatttcaattcaataaaaatgaagttATTCCCTCCAACATGCTTAATTCTATTATTActttattgtttattgatgataaaCGAAGAcgattatttaatgaaaaacaaTCGACTTCCACTGTCATCGAAGAAATcattttacaaatttttaaacatGCAACGAAAGAagataatatatctttttacAAATTAATTAGGAGTGAGAATAATTATAGATTACTCAGTGTCATTACGAAGAATTGGTATAAGTATAATATAAACGttgaaaacaatatatttaaagaaaccATCTTGCAAGGATTTGAAGATTATATCAATTCTGCATGTGAGAAACGcgaaaagaagaatattgCCGATATTTTGACTGTACTAGAGAATCTACATTCATATTTCGATACAAATATAGTAGAAATGAGTGATAGCGAGACTGATGAACACATTACCTGCAATTATAATGGCAACCGGAAGTATATAAGTCACGATACAATTGCctctatatataatggaCTGGCACAGGTTAAAAAACTGGAGACCGAATGTTTGATGCAACATGATGCAAATATGGATGATGTTGTAATGACTATTGGTGATGAACTAGATGATGAGATCGATGAACAACAACAAGCATATCTAGACGAATTAGATACAGACGATggtgaaaatgaagatgatgatgtaAATGAAGTTGAAGAAAGACAATGTGATGAACAGCACCAAATGAGCAAGATGATTATTGAGAAGATTGCTTCCATTCAAGaaacaattgataaaaCCACAAGAATGCATCCGATTGACACTACAGAATTAAAGGAATCGCttgcaaaaaatataaatgatcTGGAAGAACTTGAAATGATATTAGATGGAATAATCAGGGAAACCACAAATGAGAACAATGCCTATACGGACACTTTGGTTAAAATGGCCGAAATTTATGAGACGATCTGTGGTAATAATAAGCAATATATCAAGATTCTTAAGATTGGGAACTTGAAACAAAGTATCGATGAAAGTTATGGAATTAAACTTAAAATTCTCAATCACGTGATGTACACATCACACAGCTACGAAATGGAAGAGCATTCACCTGACGCCAACAGATGCTCGATCGAAATGAGGTGGTTGcataatatattacaacacaactttaaaattaaaccTAAATTGTtaacaaataatgataacgACGAAAATACTTCTGATATTATCAAAGATGAAAATGTGTTAAATgcaattgaattgaatacTCGAtcaatgaaaattattaaacaattgttattaaaaaatgaatatgaCTACGAGTacaaagataaattaaaatgcTTAAATGAACAATGGTTTACTAAATTAATTagaaattcaattgaagacAAAATGAATAAACTAAACGATCTATTGAAGGTTGATATTCAAGAGGTAGCCAATGAGTCTATTACCAACAAAGAACTATTCACAACCAAATTGATTAGTGATGtattagaattattaactaTTGTAGTGTAGTGTAGTCGCTGTGCCTAGTACATAATACATTGGTGTAACGGATATTAACATGCACATTCAATCCTTATTTCCGTGTCACCACTGAGTTAAAAACAACCGTAAAGATTTAAGGGGAGTTTCGTCGTTTAAGTCGTTGACACATAGCCTGCCATGCCAGGACAGGCCATCGACAGAGATACAGTGCCCCCCTCCTTTTCCCCGGATTTTCGAAAACCTTGGAATTCCACGGGAGCAACCCGCGGCAGAAAATGTAAACGACAGAGGGGCGGCCAGCGGTGCAAGTGGGTGTGGGGTGTGGGTGTAAGGATAGTAGTATGCATATCAGACCACAAAATGGGCATCCCCTTATGGAACGAACACGcaataatatctttttgaaCTGATTGATAATAAGCTAAGTAACTGAACTGAAATGCTTCGAGGGTCGAAAAGATTTATTGTATGTGTGCATTGTAACCCTTTTGTATTCATCTGAATTAAGGATTAGCAACAGTGGTTGTAAAGGACTTCATTGTAGTAGGTGGTTGATGATAGTGATTCaagttaataatgatgtTGTTTAGTCACGATCCGTCTCCCCTCTCTAGAGTTCGGAATAGGAAACACTTTAATGATGTATAGTTGCTTCTAGACAAATATGCTCTTGTTCTAATAATACGGTTTTATTACTTATAAGGTAACTTAGCAGTTTCCATTATTCCTTGTTGGTTGTCTTTGCGCTGTCGTGTCCCTAATCTATTTTCTCATCAGATTtaatacacatatatatatatacgtgACTGGTTTGTTAACTTCTCTATTGTTATGCACTCATCGCTCATTTTTGCTTAGTGAAGTATCAGGACAGTATACacacatatacatatatacactACCATACACACACAACGATGTTGTCAAAAGATTTTTTAACCACAAATGACAGTTCCTTAGGGGAGGACTACTCCAAGTCCACAgattttgttaatttagATGATCCACCTACTCCATTGGAGACTCCGGATCTCTCGCAGGTAAACTTGTCCAATTTAGAACTCCCACAAACCTCATCCCCGGTTCAGAAGAAAAGACCCGTCTCTCGTCACCAGAGAAGACACTCCACAAACTATAAAGATGCTCTGCAGTTGAGAAGAAACAGTTCGAATATAGATGAGGCTCTAAATGATAAGTACACACAAGGACAATTCGAAGACATAAGTAGGAATGGGACAGAAGGTCCTTTCTACGGCACGACAATGTGTCAGAACACGCACCCTGAAAGGCATGAGAGTGGAAAGGATGGAAGTGACCAAGAATGTCTATATACAGTCCACTCTAACCTATCTGGtaatttaaagaaacagAGAAATCATTATAATACATCCGGGGATATGCACGGTAAGCCAACAACTAAAGTAGAGCATATCCAGCATCGCCATGGTGACAACAGAGGAGAGAGAAAAGATTTATCACAACATAATGACTTGGAATCAACTCCTCGTGATGAGCCAAGATTATATCGGAAAAACTCATTCGAATAtgaagattttaaaaagcATATGTACAACAGATTGAATATGTTCAATGATTAAACATATTATCCATACCTAACTCCCTTCGTCACTTTTTTGCATctcatttttttataatggCGTCTCTCATATCATAATTATGGATAATCAAAtagatttttattttactttgatttttttattgcAGTTTTATATACTCCCATATGTAGAATAATTAAACATTACAGTTTGCAgttgataaataaatgaacatcgattttattttatatataaatgtttcGCTAACTGTATTTCGgtattaaagaatttaaaatatttaaaatattaaaggCATGTATGAGCATATAAAAGACACATATACGCTTATATATTGAAGTATTTTACATAGGACACATATCAGCAAGCACATATCTATGACATGTGGAGAAATTATAACTCATGTGCCAAATACTATGGGATAAGTAAATTCTGTTCTCAAAAACTATTCAGTACAATACCAAATGTGTTGTTAGCCAGACAAGATTCTATTagtaaattcaaaataaaaggTTCACCAAAGAAACTTACTTTTGCAATTCCTAATTTCATCTctgtaaataaattagCAAACTTATtgaattgtaaaataaatgatttggtgaaagatttaaagaagCTAGGGTTTGACaaagttaataatgattatattttatcaagAGAATATATAGAATTGATTTTACAAGAATACAACTACGAATTTCCTAGATCAATTAAAGACAATTTACATACTGAAGAAATAACTTCAAGGAATGTATACAACGAagtgaagaaaataaaaccaGACCATCTCAAACCGAGACCGCCAGTTGTAACTATCATGGGACATATCGATCACGGTAAAACAACAATTATAGATTATTTAAGAAAATCGTCAATAGTCCAAAAAGAATCTGGTGGTATTACTCAACATATTGGTGCTTTCCAGATTGAAACTCCAaagacaaaaaaattaattacatTTTTAGATACCCCTGGGCATGCTgcttttttaaaaatgagaGAAAGAGGTGCTAATATTACagatataattatattagtCGTGTCTTTGGAAGATTCCATTATGCCACAAACTTTAGAGGCAATAAAACATATTAAGGCTTCAGGTAATGAATTGATAGTGGCtattacaaaaattgataagATAACAAATCCAAGAGAGAGAGAAAAGTTACTAGagaaaattgataatgGACTGATCTCCCACGATATAGCGACTGAAAAAATCGGTGGTGATATACAAGTTATTCCCATTAGTGCAAAGACAGGTGAAAATATGGACTTGTTAGAGGAATCTATTATATCATTAAGTGAAATAATGGATATTAAATCGGAAAACGCTCCTAAATCTCAAACTACTGGATGGGTTTTAGAGAGTCAGGTTAAGAAAATGGTCGGTAATGTAGCTACAATTTTGATTAAAAACGGTACATTGTCTAAGGGGAAAGTTTTACTTTGCGGAAATACTTATTGTAAAGttaagaatatttttaatgaatttggAAAACAAGTATCTAAGGCCACTCCTTCGCAAGCAGTTTTGGTGTTGGGTTGGAAAGAGGTCCCTGATGCTGGTGAAGAAATTATCGAAGTAAAAGATGAAGCAACTGCAAAGAGGTATATATCTAAAAGACAAAATATACTggaatttgaaaagaatttattaaacgttgataaaattaacGAACAAAATTATGctgtaaataaattgaagaagCAAAAACTTCTAAATtcagaaaagaaagatgaagatataattgatatCAGTGAAAAACCAACTGGTCCAAAGGATATCaactttattatcaaaGCAGATGTATCAGGGTCCTCTGAGGCTGTAAGGGATGCAATATCTGATATTGGTAATGATGAAGTTAAGTGTAATATTATTTCGTCTTCGGTTGGACTTCCTAACGACAGTGATTTGAAAATGGCAGAAGTCACTAATAGCAAAATTTTATGCTTTAACGTTGGTAATTTACcgaatgaaatattaaacaattccAAGAAAATAGATATTAGGGAGTATACGGTTATATATAAGCTAATCGAGGACGTTACTGAGATTATAACAGATGAATTAGAACCAatttatgaaaataaacaattagCCACCATAGATTTACGTCAAATATTTAGCTATcaactgaaaaaaaagaatattagAATAGCTGGTTGTAAGATCACTAATGGTAAGGTATCTAGAAACTCACTAATCCAAATCAAAAGAggtgaagatgaagaagtaGTTTATGATGGTACAATCTCCTCGTTAAAACAAGGAAAAGAAGATGTTTCAGAAATAGGTAAGGGTAAAGAGTGTGGTATCACATTTactaattttgaagattACAAAGTTGGAGATAAAATTGTGGTCTATGAAAAGGAGAGaataaaaagatatttataattaaaagtTTTCTACCAACTTTCTtatgatattttgaaatataaacaattgCTGGCATTAACTCCCAATTTTGCATATGTAAATAGGCTTAACAATTTTCCAATAGTTTGTTAGTGCTACTTtctataaaatatatattggaGTTTTGGATAAATACtctgtaaataaatataatggtATTACGAATTTCATCGAactatatattctttttcttaACGTTAGTTTATacttaataatatataatcttGTATAATTAGACATACCCAGTTTATTCTCTAAGCTCCCATTGAACCTTGACAACTTCTTCCACATAACCAACATCATTCTTATCGAATTGtggaatataattttcaatgTCTGTATAAACCAATATAGTTCCCCATTCCATGCCATCTTCTATATTAACGTTTTCTTCTAAATCCATTATCATATTTGGCATCAATTgcatttcaaatattcttttagaTGATGGGTTATAACTTGGGTTTGCTACAATAGCattgaaatcaatttttgatgcAGCGTACAATAATGGATTACCACCAAATTCATACCTTAGTACCTGATGAGGATTGTAACCAACAActtcttgaaatttttggaaaacatcatcatctaaaaatttcgataatttttcagtcCTTGGATCCAACTTGATTGGGTTTTTTCCAAGGTCTTCTTCAATCCCATTTGCATCTAATTCTAGTGCACTATCGTCGatttttagattttttGGTAGTTTTAAATGGTCtggtttatttttaaatgattcCTTTTCTAcgtataataaataatttttgaaagcTATTTTAgaatcatattttttatcgTTCAACAAATCATGTTGCTTTCTAGTTGCTTTAATTGATTGCTTATTATCGGATTCTGAAACTTTATTTTCAGGTTCTTTACTTTTACTAAAAGGACTGTTATTATTCTGAAATGGGTTATTGGAGAATGGGTTTGCACTATCAGTTTCCTTTGTTAAGTCGAATggattaattttaaaatccTTACTCATCGATAAATCTTCCATTTTCTCATTCACAACATCTAGATTACTTgttttgttcttctttaCACCTCTAATGCAACGAATTGAATTACCTTTTCTAGGACATTTTGTACAAACAAATACGTATAAAACCCtatcatcatttgaatttacaTTGGACAAATTGTTCAAATTATGTTTGCTTTGAACGGAATTAACTTGTTCAGGATCTAAAGGTGAGAATGCTTGCACCAATAGTTTCATTCTGTCCTTTGATTTGCATGCCCCACAGTGCAAATATTCCTCTGGTGGAATCGAATCTGGATGTAACCAGATTGGCTCGCCCCCAATAAAAGAGTCTTCTATGGTAACTTCATCGACCTCTTTTACTGGAGTATCAATAAAGGCAAGATAAACTTCGCTTGGACTACTATCCAGGttattatcttcaaaatctgAACCTTCCATCTCTTCAATTTTCGACATGTCTTCTTTGTCTTaatcttttaaatgattACAGTTTTGTTCCTTTCTAAAAATTCACAGAACtacaatattattgaaatactAATTATTGTCAGTTTGCCAACAATCCCTTGTTGGCGTAACATACTTAAAGAGTATACTTTCTTAAATGTAAAGTATAATTTATTCTCATTTTTTTTCGATGAGATGagttttgatatatttttagcTTATCCTGGGCATCggaaaaaaatttattgaataactTTTAACTACAATCAGaacattgaaatattgGAAAATACTGTATAATACTTAAATAGAATTTCAAcgtatttatataattgacCTTACTAAATGAGATTAACTATAACTACCAATAGTACActtatatttatctattCTTTATTGAGTAAGAAAGTTATCAGAGAGGACATACACGccaaatataaaagatgTCTAGTATCGGTTCTCAAGTTCGTAAGGCTGCACCAAATGTGGATTCGATAGTCACTGAATATGCTGTTGGTTATTTCAACCATTTATCACTTTTAACTGACGATGCTGTCCAGAGTAAGCAGTTGGATTTAATTACTGAGGTTCAATTTGTCTCTGACTTATTAGTGGATGCTGGTGCCATTAAAGAGAAAGTTGATGACTTAGGtaaagaattattgaaaacttTAAGTATccaattgaaagaaaatcaaTCTAAATTGGAATTGACTGGTGACACTTCAAAGAGATTGTTAGATATTAATGTTTTACAAAGTCATAACAGTAAGGCTACtattaattcttctttaagTATGTTAGGTGTGATGGGTGATATCGAACATACCGGTAGAAACATGGAAACAAGAGTtgatttgaagaaattagcTAAAGCTGAGCAAAAAATTGCTAAGAAAGTTGCTAAGagaaacaataaatttgtTAAGTACGAGGCTTCTAAGTTAATTAATCAAAagaatgatgatgattatGATTCATTCTTCTTAAAGATCAATCCTTTGGATTTTGGTTCGGGTGCAGGTAAGTCTAAGGACATTAAGATTGATACTTTTGATTTGTATGTCGGTGATGGTCAAAGAATCTTGTCAGACGCTCAATTAACATTGAGTTTTGGTCGTAGATACGGTTTGGTTGGTCAAAATGGTATCGGTAAATCTACTTTGTTAAGAGCACTGTCTAGAAGAGAACTAAACGTACCAAAACATATTTCTATCTTGCACGTTGAGCAAGAATTGATGGGCGATGAAACGTTGGCTCTTCAAAGTGTTCTGGATGCTGATGTTTGGAGAAAACAATTGTTAACAGAAGAGgcaaaaattaatgaaagatTGCAAGAGATGGATAAACTAAGAGAggaatttgaagaagacAGCCTTGAAGTAAAAAAACTGGATAATGAAAGAGAAGATTTAGATAACCATTTGGAACAAATTTCCGAAAAACTAGTTGATATGGAATCTGATAAGGCTGAAGCAAGAGCTGCTTCTATTTTATATGGTTTAGGTTTCAGTACTGAAGCTCAAAAGAAACCTACGAATTCCTTTTCTGGTGGTTGGAGAATGAGATTATCTTTGGCTAGAGCTTTATTCTGTCAACCagatttattgttattagaTGAACCTTCCAATATGTTGGATGTTCCATCGATTGCTTACTTAtcagaatatttaaaaacttATCCATCAACTGTATTAACCGTTTCACATGATCGTGCCTTCTTGAATGAAGTTGCTACagatattatatatcaaCATAATGAAAGATTGGATTACTACAGAGGTCAAAATTTCGACACATTTTATGCTACTAAGGAAGAGCGTAGAAAGAATGCTCAAAGAGAATATGAAAATCAAATGGCTTATAGAAAGCATTTACaagaatttattgataaatacAGATATAATGCTGCTAAGTCACAAGAAGCTCAATCTAGAATTAAGAAACTGGAGAAATTGCCAGTTTTGGAGCCACCTGAGGAAGAGAAGAGTATAAGCTTTAAATTCCCAGATtgtgaaaaattatcaccacctattattcaattacaAGATGTTGACTTTGGTTATGATAATAAGGAGTTATTGTTGAATGATGTTAATTTAGATATTCAAATGGACTCTAGAATTGCTTTGGTAGGTGCTAACGGTTGTGGTAAAAcaacattattaaaagttatGATGGAACAATTAAGACCAGTTAAAGGTTATGTTTCAAGAAATGGACGTTTACGTATTGGTTACTTTACCCAACATCATGTTGATTCTATGGATTTGGATAAATCAGCAGTTGATTGGATGTCCACTGCATTCCCTGGTAAGACCGATGAAGAATATAGACGTCATTTGGGTGCATTTGGTATAACTGG comes from the Tetrapisispora phaffii CBS 4417 chromosome 1, complete genome genome and includes:
- the TSR4 gene encoding small subunit rRNA maturation protein TSR4 (similar to Saccharomyces cerevisiae YOL022C; ancestral locus Anc_1.365), yielding MSKIEEMEGSDFEDNNLDSSPSEVYLAFIDTPVKEVDEVTIEDSFIGGEPIWLHPDSIPPEEYLHCGACKSKDRMKLLVQAFSPLDPEQVNSVQSKHNLNNLSNVNSNDDRVLYVFVCTKCPRKGNSIRCIRGVKKNKTSNLDVVNEKMEDLSMSKDFKINPFDLTKETDSANPFSNNPFQNNNSPFSKSKEPENKVSESDNKQSIKATRKQHDLLNDKKYDSKIAFKNYLLYVEKESFKNKPDHLKLPKNLKIDDSALELDANGIEEDLGKNPIKLDPRTEKLSKFLDDDVFQKFQEVVGYNPHQVLRYEFGGNPLLYAASKIDFNAIVANPSYNPSSKRIFEMQLMPNMIMDLEENVNIEDGMEWGTILVYTDIENYIPQFDKNDVGYVEEVVKVQWELRE
- the IFM1 gene encoding translation initiation factor 2 (similar to Saccharomyces cerevisiae IFM1 (YOL023W); ancestral locus Anc_1.364) — translated: MWRNYNSCAKYYGISKFCSQKLFSTIPNVLLARQDSISKFKIKGSPKKLTFAIPNFISVNKLANLLNCKINDLVKDLKKLGFDKVNNDYILSREYIELILQEYNYEFPRSIKDNLHTEEITSRNVYNEVKKIKPDHLKPRPPVVTIMGHIDHGKTTIIDYLRKSSIVQKESGGITQHIGAFQIETPKTKKLITFLDTPGHAAFLKMRERGANITDIIILVVSLEDSIMPQTLEAIKHIKASGNELIVAITKIDKITNPREREKLLEKIDNGLISHDIATEKIGGDIQVIPISAKTGENMDLLEESIISLSEIMDIKSENAPKSQTTGWVLESQVKKMVGNVATILIKNGTLSKGKVLLCGNTYCKVKNIFNEFGKQVSKATPSQAVLVLGWKEVPDAGEEIIEVKDEATAKRYISKRQNILEFEKNLLNVDKINEQNYAVNKLKKQKLLNSEKKDEDIIDISEKPTGPKDINFIIKADVSGSSEAVRDAISDIGNDEVKCNIISSSVGLPNDSDLKMAEVTNSKILCFNVGNLPNEILNNSKKIDIREYTVIYKLIEDVTEIITDELEPIYENKQLATIDLRQIFSYQLKKKNIRIAGCKITNGKVSRNSLIQIKRGEDEEVVYDGTISSLKQGKEDVSEIGKGKECGITFTNFEDYKVGDKIVVYEKERIKRYL
- the LAG2 gene encoding Lag2p (similar to Saccharomyces cerevisiae LAG2 (YOL025W); ancestral locus Anc_1.362); the encoded protein is MQTVPDLLRKYNETDDNDVKYMLLRDDIVITDIYNDIPRLIDELYKPILLSDANGELSDLITGSILPELVLTNIDTINNNQVRDCNFFNRFIVENLIQGNDDRVLFALKNILKKLIEKNCALVNYHNNSYLILEMLDKISLENSILFLETLNVLVKFIFQFNKNEVIPSNMLNSIITLLFIDDKRRRLFNEKQSTSTVIEEIILQIFKHATKEDNISFYKLIRSENNYRLLSVITKNWYKYNINVENNIFKETILQGFEDYINSACEKREKKNIADILTVLENLHSYFDTNIVEMSDSETDEHITCNYNGNRKYISHDTIASIYNGLAQVKKLETECLMQHDANMDDVVMTIGDELDDEIDEQQQAYLDELDTDDGENEDDDVNEVEERQCDEQHQMSKMIIEKIASIQETIDKTTRMHPIDTTELKESLAKNINDLEELEMILDGIIRETTNENNAYTDTLVKMAEIYETICGNNKQYIKILKIGNLKQSIDESYGIKLKILNHVMYTSHSYEMEEHSPDANRCSIEMRWLHNILQHNFKIKPKLLTNNDNDENTSDIIKDENVLNAIELNTRSMKIIKQLLLKNEYDYEYKDKLKCLNEQWFTKLIRNSIEDKMNKLNDLLKVDIQEVANESITNKELFTTKLISDVLELLTIVV
- the GCN20 gene encoding putative AAA family ATPase GCN20 (similar to Saccharomyces cerevisiae GCN20 (YFR009W); ancestral locus Anc_1.366); the encoded protein is MSSIGSQVRKAAPNVDSIVTEYAVGYFNHLSLLTDDAVQSKQLDLITEVQFVSDLLVDAGAIKEKVDDLGKELLKTLSIQLKENQSKLELTGDTSKRLLDINVLQSHNSKATINSSLSMLGVMGDIEHTGRNMETRVDLKKLAKAEQKIAKKVAKRNNKFVKYEASKLINQKNDDDYDSFFLKINPLDFGSGAGKSKDIKIDTFDLYVGDGQRILSDAQLTLSFGRRYGLVGQNGIGKSTLLRALSRRELNVPKHISILHVEQELMGDETLALQSVLDADVWRKQLLTEEAKINERLQEMDKLREEFEEDSLEVKKLDNEREDLDNHLEQISEKLVDMESDKAEARAASILYGLGFSTEAQKKPTNSFSGGWRMRLSLARALFCQPDLLLLDEPSNMLDVPSIAYLSEYLKTYPSTVLTVSHDRAFLNEVATDIIYQHNERLDYYRGQNFDTFYATKEERRKNAQREYENQMAYRKHLQEFIDKYRYNAAKSQEAQSRIKKLEKLPVLEPPEEEKSISFKFPDCEKLSPPIIQLQDVDFGYDNKELLLNDVNLDIQMDSRIALVGANGCGKTTLLKVMMEQLRPVKGYVSRNGRLRIGYFTQHHVDSMDLDKSAVDWMSTAFPGKTDEEYRRHLGAFGITGSLSLQKIQLLSGGQKSRVAFAALCLENPHILVLDEPSNHLDTAGIDALVDALKNFTGGVLMVSHDISVIDSVCKEIWVSEKGTVKRFDGNIHDYKDYILAAADASGVVKKH
- the IGD1 gene encoding Igd1p (similar to Saccharomyces cerevisiae YFR017C and YOL024W; ancestral locus Anc_1.363), which gives rise to MLSKDFLTTNDSSLGEDYSKSTDFVNLDDPPTPLETPDLSQVNLSNLELPQTSSPVQKKRPVSRHQRRHSTNYKDALQLRRNSSNIDEALNDKYTQGQFEDISRNGTEGPFYGTTMCQNTHPERHESGKDGSDQECLYTVHSNLSGNLKKQRNHYNTSGDMHGKPTTKVEHIQHRHGDNRGERKDLSQHNDLESTPRDEPRLYRKNSFEYEDFKKHMYNRLNMFND